The following proteins are encoded in a genomic region of Corylus avellana chromosome ca4, CavTom2PMs-1.0:
- the LOC132179376 gene encoding L-type lectin-domain containing receptor kinase IX.1-like yields the protein MAFHPEKLLLHLPHLMITTIFLFLIIPCASLLSFNFTDFSQINNGTITMAGNATISDSLIQLTPNAVDNWGRATYSETMHLWEKSSGKVANFTTSYSFIISSEGADRYSDGLTFFLASPNFPPPFPTDGSGLGLVSRDQMRDSSFLASNKFVFVEFDTYPNVRWDPPEPVREHVGININNLTSQKSTTWYSVIKENRTYSCSISYDPSAQNFSVSFTGFSSNDHIPIEQHLSSIVDLREYLPERVEFGFSAGTGLISELHIISSWSFESTAPLMIIQKSPQPQPNKTENESKGGLIVGLSVGASACLLIIGLGLFWLMKRKKNRDRGEGDQDLAFDLSMDNEFERGTGPKKFSYKELVRTTNNFAEENKLGQGWFGGVYKGFLREMNLYVAIKRVSRGSRQGIKEYASEVKSISRLRHKNPVQLIGWCHENKDLLLIYEFMSNGSLDSHLFKGKSLLTWVTRYNIAQGLASALLYLHEEWEQFVLHRDIKSSNIMLDSSFNAKLGDFGLARMVEHAKGSQTTALAGTMGYLAPECVISGRTSKESDIYSFGIVTLEIACGRKAIETKAKEDEIILLEWVWELYGRGKLLDAADAKLCGEFDEQQMERLMIVGLWCGHPDYSLRPSIRKALHVLDFEAPLPIDLAPKMPVPTYVAPSGRASTSTTTTSSTASSSASALLYSLPVN from the coding sequence ATGGCTTTCCACCCAGAAAAGCtgcttcttcatcttccccacctGATGATTACAACTATTTTCCTCTTTCTCATAATCCCCTGCGCATCTCTGTTATCATTCAACTTCACCGATTTCTCTCAAATCAACAACGGAACTATAACAATGGCAGGAAACGCTACAATCTCAGATTCACTCATCCAACTCACGCCAAATGCAGTGGACAACTGGGGTCGTGCCACGTATTCAGAAACCATGCATCTCTGGGAAAAGAGTTCAGGAAAAGTCGCCAACTTCACTACCAGCTACTCCTTTATCATCTCTTCGGAAGGTGCTGACAGATATTCAGATGGGCTAACCTTCTTCCTCGCAAGCCCCAATTTCCCTCCACCTTTCCCGACAGATGGCTCTGGCCTTGGTCTTGTGAGCCGTGACCAAATGAGAGACTCAAGTTTCTTAGCTTCAAATAAATTCGTTTTCGTGGAATTTGATACTTACCCAAATGTTAGATGGGATCCGCCGGAGCCAGTTCGTGAGCACGTTGGCATCAATATCAACAACCTGACATCTCAGAAATCCACAACATGGTATAGCGTTATTAAGGAGAATAGAACATACAGTTGTAGTATTAGTTACGATCCCAGCGCTCAAAATTTCAGTGTCAGCTTCACTGGATTCAGTAGTAATGATCACATCCCAATAGAGCAACACCTTTCTTCTATAGTTGATTTGAGAGAATATTTACCAGAAAGGGTTGAATTTGGCTTCTCGGCTGGAACAGGATTGATTTCCGAGCTGCATATTATTTCCTCGTGGTCTTTTGAATCGACGGCTCCACTTATGATCATTCAGAAATCTCCACAACCACAGCCAAACAAGACTGAGAATGAAAGCAAGGGAGGTTTGATTGTGGGGTTGAGCGTGGGTGCATCAGCATGCCTTTTAATTATCGGTTTGGGTTTGTTTTGGCTtatgaagaggaagaagaatcgAGATAGAGGGGAAGGAGATCAGGATTTAGCTTTTGATCTTTCCATGGACAATGAATTTGAACGCGGTACAGGACCAAAGAAATTCTCCTACAAAGAATTGGTTCGCACGACGAATAACTTCGCAGAGGAAAACAAGCTTGGACAAGGTTGGTTTGGTGGGGTTTACAAAggatttttaagagaaatgaatTTGTACGTTGCTATCAAGAGGGTGTCAAGGGGGTCTAGACAGGGGATAAAGGAGTATGCATCTGAGGTGAAGAGTATTAGCCGACTGAGGCACAAGAATCCGGTGCAACTCATTGGTTGGTGTCATGAAAACAAAGATCTCTTACTCATTTATGAGTTCATGTCAAATGGAAGCTTGGATTCACATCTTTTCAAAGGTAAGAGCTTGTTAACATGGGTGACAAGGTACAACATTGCTCAAGGTTTGGCATCGGCATTGTTGTACTTGCATGAAGAATGGGAGCAATTTGTTCTGCATAGGGATATAAAGTCAAGCAACATCATGTTGGATTCAAGCTTCAACGCAAAGCTTGGGGATTTCGGTTTAGCGAGAATGGTTGAACATGCAAAGGGATCACAAACCACGGCTTTGGCCGGGACAATGGGCTATTTGGCGCCTGAATGTGTCATCTCTGGCAGAACTAGCAAGGAGTCAGATATATACAGTTTTGGAATTGTTACTTTGGAGATTGCCTGTGGAAGAAAAGCCATCGAAACCAAGGCTAAAGAAGACGAAATAATTTTACTAGAGTGGGTTTGGGAGCTTTATGGAAGGGGAAAGCTTCTTGATGCAGCCGACGCCAAATTGTGTGGAGAGTTTGATGAGCAGCAAATGGAACGATTGATGATCGTGGGGCTATGGTGTGGTCACCCAGATTACAGTCTCCGGCCTTCGATAAGAAAAGCCCTCCATGTGCTTGATTTTGAAGCTCCATTACCCATTGATCTCGCACCAAAGATGCCTGTGCCAACCTATGTTGCCCCTTCAGGCAGGGCATCTACATCTACAACTACTACATCTTCTACAGCATCTTCTTCCGCTTCCGCACTTCTATACTCACTGCCGGTTAATTAA
- the LOC132177967 gene encoding uncharacterized protein LOC132177967 has product MESFQQALEDCQLSDLGYKGSRFTWNNGKEDENFTKERLDRAMANQEWCSMFGEYEVRILAARSSDHKPLLVRFGTFSKVRQRKRRGFRFEASWTVENDFQEIVQEAWGEGNGVTQGLESMRSRLDRCQHVLERWDREKLRHGDLSIKNLTTRLELLQRQETPVENCLELIKS; this is encoded by the coding sequence ATGGAAAGTTTTCAACAAGCTCTTGAAGATTGTCAACTCTCTGACCTTGGTTACAAGGGGTCACGTTTTACGTGGAACAATGGAAAAGAGGACGAAAATTTCACTAAGGAGCGACTAGACCGAGCCATGGCCAACCAAGAATGGTGCTCAATGTTCGGGGAGTATGAAGTACGAATTTTGGCGGCACGTTCGTCTGATCACAAGCCCCTACTTGTCCGTTTTGGGACATTCTCAAAGGTGCGGCAGCGAAAGAGAAGGGGCTTCCGGTTTGAGGCCAGTTGGACAGTGGAGAATGACTTCCAGGAAATTGTACAAGAGGCTTGGGGGGAGGGGAATGGTGTAACCCAGGGGCTGGAATCAATGAGAAGTAGACTGGACCGATGTCAACACGTTCTTGAAAGGTGGGACCGGGAAAAGCTAAGACATGGCGATTTGTCTATTAAAAATTTGACAACTCGGCTAGAGTTATTACAACGCCAGGAAACCCCTGTTGAAAATTGCCTTGAATTAATCAAGTCATGA